The genomic interval ACGTCGTACTGCAGCACCACGTGGCTGGGGAAAATGTGTTTGATGGCAGTCACGACAAACTCAGTCTCGGACTCGGTGAGAGCCACCGCAAGAGAAGACTTGAGAGGAGTGCCAAAGGCTGCCAGATCGGGAATAGCGGCCAGCTCGGCAGCGTACTTCTCGGCACGCTGGATAGCGGCCTCGTGAGAATTGCTCTTGGACGCCAggttggcggtggtggcAGCAGCCGCAGAAGCAGGGGTgggtcctccagctccgcCGTTGACCACAGGGGTGGCCTCGGTGGTCTCTCTGTGtgccttgagagcagcctcTCGGGCCTCCTGGTCGGTGATGAGAGGCACAGAGGACATGTCAAAGGGCGTGTCAAAGTCGGCACCGGACCCAGTCACATACAGAGCCAGCTTGTGCTCCAGAATGGGGAGAGAGAATCGCGACTCGGGCGAAATGTATGCCTTGGCCTGGGCCTGGTCACCAGActcgagcagcttgagcGCAATGACAGCTCGGTCTCGCACCTCGTCGGTCTCATCCTCCAGAGATcgctccagcagcacctTGACGGACTTCTTGACAGAGGTGTCATCCACCAGCGCGAACTTGGCCAGTGCAGAGACAGCAGCTGCTCGAATGAAAGCGTTTTCAAGCACGATTCGGTTGTAGATGTACCGAATGTACACTGTGGGGTTGGCGGCGGCAGGGCCCTCCTGTCCGAGAGTATGCAAGACGGAAACAACAATCTCGGTGTACTCGCAGTCCTCGATGAACTCGCACAGAATGCCGAGGGCGGTGTCTCTGCAGTCGGGCACGTACCGGATCATGTCAAACAGCGCGGCAACCACGGCAGCCTTGTATTGGGCACTGCCACCATCGTTCCGAAGGGTGTTGCCAAAGAACTGCAGCATGGTAGACTTTTTAGCGTGGAACTTAAGCGCTAGCGACCGGACAGCATCGATGACCACAATTCGGAATTCGTCGGTGATGTCGGACATGAACCCGCTGATCTGGGTGACCAGCTTGTCGACGGAGGCCTCATTGCCGGTCTTGAGCAGCGCCGTGATGGCGTAGGTGGCGATGGACCGGTTAGAGTCGGTGATCAAGGGCTGGATCTCCGCGTTGCACACGGCCACGGCGCCGGGGTTGGTCATCGCGAACCGGTTGAGGATTCGGATGGCTGCAAACCGGGCAATGGTTCGAGGAGACGCCAGGAAGGCCCGCAGCGACTCAATGGCGGAGGCGGCCTCCTTAGGGCTCACGTCTCGGAGGGTGAGCAcggccttggcggcctcGAGGGCGACCATGTCGGATTTGTGGCCGAGATATCGTTCCAGGAGGGCCACGAGCTGTTGCCGGTGGGCACCGTCgttggcagccttggcgATGAATCGGATGAGCATGACATTGGCGTTGGGCGACTGCAGGTGGGCCGAGGCGCCGGAGAACTGCTGGATGAGCTTGATGAGGGCCATTCGGTCGTGTGCTCGCAGCTCGTACAGCAGCGACAGGGCGTGGTAGGGGGCCAGCACGGCGGGGCCGGGGCGTAGTTGGGCAGGGGTCACCCGCCGG from Yarrowia lipolytica chromosome 1F, complete sequence carries:
- a CDS encoding uncharacterized protein (Compare to YALI0F03454g, similar to uniprot|P32074 Saccharomyces cerevisiae YNL287w SEC21 coatomer complex gamma chain (gamma-COP) of secretory pathway vesicles, similar to Saccharomyces cerevisiae SEC21 (YNL287W); ancestral locus Anc_3.73) encodes the protein MSALSYKKNDDIESGALDKMTVYQECQRAFAESPINARKCRKLLAKLIHLLTIGETFSEFEATGLFIAVSKLFPHKDPSLRQIVYLAIKELVPLSNNDVIMVTSSITRDVQGSSDLIYKPNAIRALARVIDGSFVQGIERLMKTAIVDRHTSVSSAALVSAYHLLPIAKDTIRRWAAEVQEAVTSQKNFPAGDPCPTTPRPRPHDRMALIKLIQQFSGASAHLQSPNANVMLIRFIAKAANDGAHRQQLVALLERYLGHKSDMVALEAAKAVLTLRDVSPKEAASAIESLRAFLASPRTIARFAAIRILNRFAMTNPGAVAVCNAEIQPLITDSNRSIATYAITALLKTGNEASVDKLVTQISGFMSDITDEFRIVVIDAVRSLALKFHAKKSTMLQFFGNTLRNDGGSAQYKAAVVAALFDMIRYVPDCRDTALGILCEFIEDCEYTEIVVSVLHTLGQEGPAAANPTVYIRYIYNRIVLENAFIRAAAVSALAKFALVDDTSVKKSVKVLLERSLEDETDEVRDRAVIALKLLESGDQAQAKAYISPESRFSLPILEHKLALYVTGSGADFDTPFDMSSVPLITDQEAREAALKAHRETTEATPVVNGGAGGPTPASAAAATTANLASKSNSHEAAIQRAEKYAAELAAIPDLAAFGTPLKSSLAVALTESETEFVVTAIKHIFPSHVVLQYDVHNTLPDAQLSNVSVVASIEDDSEELVEEFILPVDELGPDSHGTVYVALEKTEDHLAVASFENILKFTLHDINKTTGEVSEDGDEDEYQIENLVLGAGDYLEGGFIGSFDHLWDELANTEAVDTATLSEYKGLEEAVQFLISQLSLTPLESSDEVTSASTHTLKLFGKTLTGEKVIVQIKMAASQRTGVVVQCKARSGDEEVAELVAGFVGSL